In the genome of Cheilinus undulatus linkage group 6, ASM1832078v1, whole genome shotgun sequence, one region contains:
- the st3gal7 gene encoding ST3 beta-galactoside alpha-2,3-sialyltransferase 7 isoform X3, whose protein sequence is MVTMNHLSVEDSGDGSPLLSEAVEASTPTPVYHRLRGVTKAKSKEFFLSRRDNLIISLVLLIGGYSAILIPAYLPLNKAANISDNYQQPKDLVLLNRSALLLSDPCQPLWCLKHLKPLSCSEDLLHIPVFVQQEKMVSRDLSPPLGLKGCEKHLALALTSLSQLGLPPSLRRESSCMRCVVVGSGGVLHGSHLGAHIDQYDIIIRLNNAPVSGYERDAGSRTTIRLLYPEAAPHSADEYKNTTIVALMVFKSLDLDWLTSVITKQPLSFWSKLWFWREVVEDIPLKAEHFRIVNPEIMHKTAQVLGKYAQKKGKMVPTLGASAVVMALQLCDQVSLAGFGYDMKHPGAPLHYYEAIRMDFMKAQVVHDVSAEKLFLRDLVAAGAVTDLTGAL, encoded by the exons ATGGTGACCATGAATCACTTGAGTGTTGAGGACTCAGGCGATGGCTCTCCTCTGCTGTCTGAGGCTGTGGAGGCGTCAACACCTACACCTGTCTATCACAGACTGCGAGGGGTTACAAAGGCCAAGTCCAAGGAGTTCTTCCTCAGCAG GCGTGACAACCTTATTATCAGTCTGGTGCTGCTGATCGGAGGCTACTCTGCCATTCTGATTCCTGCGTACCTTCCATTAAATAAAGCTGCAAATATTAGTGATAACTACCAACAACCCAAAGATCTG GTCTTACTGAACCGCTCAGCACTTTTGCTCTCAGACCCCTGTCAGCCTCTCTGGTGTCTGAAACACCTGAAGCCCCTCTCCTGCTCTGAGGACCTCCTGCACATCCCTGTGTTCGTGCagcaggaaaaaatggtatccaGGGATCTGTCGCCTCCTCTGGGGCTGAAGGGCTGTGAAAAACATCTGGCCCTGGCTCTCACCTCTCTGTCCCAGCTCGGCCTGCCTCCTTccctgaggagagagagcagctgcATGCGATGTGTGGTGGTTGGAAGTGGAGGGGTTCTTCATGGGAGCCATCTTGGAGCCCATATAGATCAGTACGACATTATTATCAG GCTGAATAATGCTCCAGTGTCCGGCTATGAAAGAGATGCTGGTTCTCGCACCACTATCCGCCTGCTGTACCCAGAGGCAGCCCCTCACTCTGCAGACGAGTACAAAAACACCACCATAGTAGCCCTGATGGTCTTTAAGAGCCTAGACCTGGACTGGCTCACCTCTGTCATCACCAAACAGCCTTTG AGCTTCTGGTCCAAACTCTGGTTCTGGAGGGAGGTGGTGGAGGATATTCCTCTGAAAGCAGAGCACTTCAGGATCGTCAACCCGGAGATTATGCACAAGACGGCACAAGTCCTGGGTAAATATGCtcagaaaaaaggaaag ATGGTGCCCACATTAGGTGCCAGCGCAGTAGTGATGGCTCTGCAGCTGTGCGACCAGGTGAGCCTGGCAGGGTTCGGCTATGACATGAAGCACCCTGGGGCCCCCCTTCACTACTACGAGGCTATACGCATGGACTTCATGAAGGCTCAA GTGGTGCATGACGTCAGCGCTGAGAAACTCTTCTTGAGGGACCTGGTGGCTGCAGGAGCGGTGACGGACCTGACGGGTGCTCTGTGA
- the hps1 gene encoding Hermansky-Pudlak syndrome 1 protein — MKCLLIASEHAEVLFHWTDSEFQQNIQEQYGASQEEGQGLPAFEDSISTLFAPIIISCSTMVDRLGDSYTSFTTENNHIYVLHQFDECLYIAVNGDGEEGEDDLRRKIYVMKKMIEVLFGMVTLSSNLLKKELRPQDTEQRARLWKYLQSLLDTYSQLRENDQSFLVEAVERLIHPTLCEQCIEFLERRIVQQLNSSVERAGEEVLHSFILVHTKLLAFYSSRNASTLTTSDLLALIIMAQNMYPSNTDLDDPGPEDVESTSGSGPESFYTPEPSPTDSSSSSEKPVRGSTPVFEFVDPDVQMAEDSLQTLEVPPPDPSTPRRVFLEVSLKEGLYPMMPHSMYCLPLWPGITLVLLTKIPTSAVAMSVYKFLEAFAKLEKRLSEGHEGSSATRGQPTIFDIRSKLDKFIKALGPSEIQSAQLQNMWTEFKNRAFARVGPGFTRALIPWCKDMKTQLCGIYRQCFLIDPGPSDIPRRLSPGLQERAQTMVQEKLMDWKDFLLVKSRRNITMVSYLEDFPGLIHFICVDRSTGQMIAPSLNVTERSTSELGKGPVAQFIKSKVWSLVSTTRRYLQKGYSTVTLRDGDFYFCYFLWFENDTGYKLEAGDIPHLPDDSAPIGMLAWDYYRKLLRYYSKHHQGEVVKCYELLTVHLGVIPTEIILQHCRQLASKLWEPSRNPLL, encoded by the exons ATGAAGTGCTTGTTGATAGCCAGTGAGCATGCAGAGGTTCTTTTCCACTGGACCGACTCTGAATTTCAGCAGAATATCCAGGAGCAGTATGGAGCATCCCAGGAAGAAGGCCAAGGG CTTCCAGCCTTCGAGGACAGCATCAGCACCCTGTTTGCTCCCATCATCATCTCCTGCAGCACCATGGTGGACCGGCTGGGTGACAGCTACACCTCCTTCACCacagaaaacaaccacatcTATGTCCTACATCAG TTTGACGAGTGTCTCTACATTGCTGTGAACGGAGACGGCGAGGAGGGAGAGGATGATCTCCGGAGGAAGATTTATGTGATGAAGAAGATGATTGAGGTCCTGTTTGGCATGGTCACCCTCAGCAGTAACCTCCTCAAAAAAGA GCTGCGTCCTCAGGACACGGAGCAGAGAGCGAGGCTGTGGAAGTACCTGCAGAGTCTGCTGGACACGTACAGTCAGCTCAGAGAGAACGACCAGAGCTTCTTAGTGGAG GCAGTAGAGAGGCTGATCCACCCCACGCTGTGTGAGCAGTGCATCGAGTTCCTGGAGCGTCGGATAGTTCAGCAGCTCAACAGCAGCGTGGAGCGAGCAGGAGAGGAGGTGCTGCACTCCTTCATCCTCGTTCACACTAAGCTGCTCGCCTTCTACTCCAG TCGCAATGCAAGCACGCTCACCACCTCAGACCTCCTGGCTCTCATCATCATGGCACAAAACATGTACCCCAGCAACACAGATCTGGACGACCCCGGCCCAGAG GATGTTGAGAGCACGTCCGGTTCTGGTCCTGAGAGTTTTTACACCCCAGAGCCCTCCCCAACAGACTCCAGCAGCAGTTCAG AGAAGCCAGTGAGGGGAAGCACTCCTGTATTTGAGTTTGTGGACCCAGACGTCCAG ATGGCAGAGGACAGTCTGCAGACTCTGGAGGTCCCTCCCCCTGACCCTTCAACCCCTCGTAGAGTCTTCTTAGAGGTCTCTCTCAAGGAGGGCCTGTATCCCATGATGCCTCACTCCATGTACTGCTTGCCTCTGTGGCCGGGGATCACTCTGGTGCTGCTAACAAAG aTTCCCACCAGTGCAGTGGCAATGTCAGTGTATAAATTTTTGGAGGCCTTTGCCAAGCTGGAGAAGCGTTTGAGTGAAGGCCACGAAGGATCTTCTGCCACCAGAGGACAGCCGACTATATTCGACATCCGCAGCAAACTGGACAAATTCATTAAAGCACTGGGGCCCAGTGAGATACAG TCTGCACAGTTGCAAAACATGTGGACAGAGTTCAAAAACCGAGCCTTTGCCAGAGTTGGACCAGGGTTCACCAGAGC gcTCATCCCGTGGTGTAAGGATATGAAGACACAGCTGTGTGGGATTTACCGACAGTGTTTTCTTATCGACCCCGGACCCTCTGACATTCCTCGGCGTCTCTCCCCAGGCCTGCAGGAACGAGCCCAGACTATGGTGCA GGAGAAACTGATGGACTGGAAGGATTTCTTGTTGGTGAAAAGCAGGAGGAATATCACCATGGTGTC ATACCTGGAGGATTTCCCGGGTCTCATTCATTTCATTTGCGTGGACCGATCCACCGGTCAGATGATTGCACCATCACTGAACGTCACAGAACGCAGCACATCTGAGCTTGGGAAGGGGCCGGTGGCTCAGTTCATCAAAAGCAAG GTGTGGAGTCTGGTCAGCACAACACGGCGCTATCTCCAGAAAGGTTACTCCACCGTCACGCTGAGAGACGGAGACTTCTACTTCTGCTACTTCCTCTGGTTTGAAAACGACACT GGCTACAAGCTAGAGGCAGGAGACATACCACACCTACCTGATGACTCTGCACCCATTGGGATGCTTGCCTGGGACTACTACAG GAAGCTGCTGCGATACTACAGTAAGCACCACCAGGGGGAGGTGGTGAAGTGCTACGAGCTGCTGACGGTTCACCTGGGGGTCATCCCCACTGAGATCATCCTGCAGCACTGCAGGCAGCTGGCCAGCAAACTGTGGGAGCCCTCACGCAACCCACTGCTGTAG